The uncultured Cohaesibacter sp. genome window below encodes:
- a CDS encoding methyl-accepting chemotaxis protein, producing MRPTPSATPAPVLKEIEPILAFMTAGLQQKALKPVSVKAQKDLPALFDKLSTSTTPHPAIAEAFRSSQASTATASLGQSRYVTRLFQTADASAIARNSAENGAALGETALETSHIMAIYARLLLEMVPTLAKVHKGAGSAFVDDMQSAIALAFADMMGSLQSFNLARGMNANGEDNCQLGNLRGLANSVVEINEICADMALLSRNTHIATTNVQAISAAVSELAGSIGQISETSELTADGARKTYETVSKGLATMQAVSSAITNIASASSQTENSLNELVQASEQIGSFLTVIDKIANQTNLLALNATIEAARAGEAGKGFAVVASEVKALAGQTTKATEDITNRINALSEGMRTIQKAVSSTRHAIGDGETAIDGANHLMEAIGTQVGEVNRNMQEVSQIIQQQTVATQEISESVAGVADLNSENETMLNGMSDTLQNSNDHFSQNATNWFQDGQALSLCEMAKIDHVLFTKRVVNILTGRENASSATLAGHHNCRLGVWYDGINDPDIRNHPAFTALKAPHQRVHDLAKQMVKDCAEGRKDEAFAQLRSLEDASEAVINCINKLAQTLEQRERRRVAA from the coding sequence ATGAGACCGACCCCCTCCGCAACACCCGCTCCGGTGTTGAAAGAAATCGAGCCGATCCTTGCCTTCATGACTGCAGGCTTGCAACAGAAGGCTTTGAAACCCGTTTCCGTCAAAGCGCAAAAGGACCTGCCGGCGCTTTTTGACAAGCTCAGCACATCGACCACCCCCCATCCGGCCATAGCAGAAGCGTTCCGCTCCTCCCAGGCCAGCACTGCAACGGCATCGCTTGGCCAATCCCGCTATGTGACCCGTCTGTTTCAAACTGCGGATGCAAGCGCAATCGCCAGAAACAGCGCAGAAAATGGTGCAGCTCTTGGCGAAACGGCTCTTGAAACCTCGCACATCATGGCGATCTATGCCCGCCTGCTGCTGGAAATGGTACCGACGCTCGCAAAGGTTCACAAAGGTGCGGGTTCTGCCTTTGTCGATGACATGCAATCGGCCATAGCGCTTGCCTTTGCTGACATGATGGGCTCGCTGCAATCCTTCAACCTTGCCCGCGGCATGAATGCCAACGGTGAAGACAATTGCCAATTGGGCAATTTGCGCGGTCTTGCCAATTCTGTCGTTGAAATCAACGAAATCTGCGCAGACATGGCTCTATTGTCCCGTAACACCCATATCGCGACAACCAACGTACAGGCCATTTCCGCAGCCGTTTCCGAGCTTGCCGGGTCAATTGGTCAGATCTCGGAGACTTCAGAGCTGACTGCGGATGGAGCCAGGAAGACCTATGAGACGGTCTCCAAGGGCCTAGCCACCATGCAGGCGGTCTCTTCCGCCATCACCAATATCGCATCGGCTTCGTCCCAGACAGAGAACAGTCTCAACGAACTCGTTCAGGCATCCGAACAGATCGGATCGTTCCTGACGGTCATCGACAAGATCGCCAACCAGACCAATCTACTGGCACTTAATGCCACCATCGAGGCGGCCCGAGCCGGAGAGGCTGGCAAGGGATTTGCCGTTGTTGCCAGTGAGGTCAAGGCCCTCGCCGGTCAGACCACCAAGGCAACCGAAGACATCACCAACCGCATCAATGCCTTGAGCGAAGGCATGCGGACCATTCAAAAGGCGGTATCCAGTACCCGCCACGCCATCGGCGACGGGGAAACAGCCATCGATGGCGCAAACCATTTGATGGAGGCAATCGGAACGCAGGTTGGCGAGGTCAACCGGAACATGCAGGAGGTCTCCCAGATCATCCAGCAGCAGACGGTTGCCACGCAGGAGATCTCTGAATCCGTTGCCGGTGTGGCGGACCTCAACTCAGAAAACGAGACGATGCTCAACGGCATGTCGGACACGCTGCAGAACAGCAACGATCACTTCTCGCAAAACGCAACCAACTGGTTCCAGGATGGTCAGGCCCTGTCCCTGTGCGAGATGGCGAAGATCGATCATGTCCTTTTCACAAAGCGCGTGGTCAACATCCTGACCGGGCGCGAAAATGCCAGTTCAGCTACTCTGGCCGGTCACCACAACTGCCGCCTCGGTGTCTGGTATGATGGCATCAACGATCCGGACATTCGCAACCATCCAGCGTTCACCGCTCTCAAGGCACCGCACCAGCGGGTCCATGACCTGGCCAAGCAGATGGTCAAGGATTGTGCGGAGGGACGCAAGGATGAGGCCTTCGCCCAGCTTCGGTCGCTGGAGGACGCCAGTGAGGCTGTGATCAACTGCATCAACAAGCTGGCGCAGACGTTGGAACAGAGGGAACGACGCAGGGTAGCAGCCTGA
- a CDS encoding RDD family protein, producing MNNAHTAYDNSDERRNAFDPGLHPALFDGVLSRRVLAFLIDAFVILILMVIASMAIAVIGVITFGLGWLLYAILLPLVALPYIALSLGGYSAATPGMKMMGLEMRLWYGAKPYAMLAIMHSLLFWFGNTILTPLIILVGLFTRRKQLLHDMILGTMIMDSDALRQLEGYDRF from the coding sequence ATGAACAACGCCCATACGGCCTATGACAATAGCGATGAGCGCAGAAATGCCTTTGATCCGGGGCTGCACCCTGCCCTGTTCGATGGCGTCCTCTCCCGGCGTGTTCTGGCTTTTCTCATCGATGCCTTCGTGATCCTCATTCTTATGGTCATTGCCTCCATGGCCATTGCGGTGATCGGTGTCATCACCTTCGGACTCGGCTGGCTGCTTTATGCCATCCTGCTACCACTTGTGGCGCTGCCTTACATTGCCTTGAGTCTTGGCGGCTACAGTGCCGCAACGCCCGGCATGAAGATGATGGGGCTGGAAATGCGTCTGTGGTACGGCGCAAAACCTTATGCGATGCTGGCCATCATGCACAGCCTGTTGTTCTGGTTCGGCAATACCATCCTTACGCCCCTGATCATCCTTGTGGGCCTGTTCACAAGGCGCAAGCAGCTGCTGCATGACATGATTCTTGGAACCATGATCATGGATAGCGACGCCCTGAGACAGCTCGAAGGCTATGACCGGTTCTAA